In a genomic window of Meleagris gallopavo isolate NT-WF06-2002-E0010 breed Aviagen turkey brand Nicholas breeding stock chromosome 1, Turkey_5.1, whole genome shotgun sequence:
- the EPHA1 gene encoding ephrin type-A receptor 1 isoform X2: MLTYLFTACQRGFYRNSLETKRCLKCPPNSLSNELGAQSCSCNAGFYRAPSEGQNIACTRPPSAPRNVSFSLIGTQLNLWWQPPSDHGGRKDLTYTVFCQRCHFQSCDPCEPGVVFSPSASGLTKTAVDVDGLEAYTNYTFAVEAHNGVSGMGPAPQRTAPAVWVAVGHAAPVTVSQFILTQRDDSSLSVSWLAPRQRSRTSVEYEVMFFEKGEEARYTVKHLLEPNVTLTDLQPDTTYLLRVRSITPLGPGPYSQEQEFRTLPPDTGALSGGVVASIIFGVLLFIGLLLGILFFRRKKTHRRQARPDYSTSGFDREKVWLKPYVDLQPYDDPSRGVLEFTKELDVSCVTMENVIGEGEFGEVYRGSLRLPGKERIVVAIKTLKSTYSDSQWWNFLREATIMGQFNHPNIVHLEGVVTKRRPMMIITEYMENGALDTFLRENEEKFSPVQLVNMLQGIASGMTYLSEHNYVHRDLAARNILVTRSLQCKVSDFGLSRILENDAEGTYETKGGKIPIRWTAPEAIAHRIFTSASDVWSFGIVMWEVLSFGDKPYGNMTNQEVMRSLEDGYRLPPPVDCPSILYELMKSCWSHDRMRRPHFQEIRAQLQHFSSSPHLLRSVADFDPRVTLRLPSCSGSDGIPYRSIPEWLESIRMKRYISNFRTAGLDTMESILDLTAE; the protein is encoded by the exons ATGTTAACTTATCTCTTCACAGCCTGCCAGCGAGGATTCTACCGTAACTCTCTGGAGACTAAACGCTGCCTGAAGTGCCCCCCAAACAGCTTGTCCAATGAGTTAGGGGCTCAATCTTGTTCCTGCAATGCCGGCTTCTATCGGGCACCTTCAGAAGGCCAAAACATTGCTTGCACCC GTCCTCCCTCAGCTCCCCGCAATGTCAGCTTCTCCCTTATTGGCACACAGCTCAATCTGTGGTGGCAGCCACCCAGTGACCACGGTGGGCGAAAGGATCTAACTTACACAGTCTTCTGTCAGCGCTGTCATTTCCAGTCATGTGATCCATGTGAGCCTGGTGTGGTATTCTCCCCGAGTGCTTCAGGTCTCACCAAAACTGCTGTGGATGTGGATGGCCTAGAAGCTTACACCAACTACACATTTGCTGTGGAAGCCCATAATGGTGTCTCAGGAATGGGACCTGCTCCACAGAGAACTGCTCCAGCTGTCTGGGTTGCAGTTGGACATGCAG CTCCAGTGACAGTATCCCAGTTTATTCTGACACAGAGAGATGACAGTAGTCTGTCAGTTTCTTGGCTTGCCCCACGGCAGCGCAGCCGGACCTCAGTGGAATATGAGGTCATGTTCTTTGAGAAG ggagaggaggcACGTTACACAGTGAAGCACCTTCTTGAGCCAAATGTCACTCTGACAGACCTTCAGCCAGACACAACCTACCTGCTTCGTGTGAGATCCATCACACCCCTTGGGCCTGGGCCCTACTCCCAGGAGCAAGAATTCCGCACGCTTCCACCAG ACACAGGAGCTCTGTCTGGTGGAGTCGTAGCATCTATTATCTTTGGAGTTCTGCTATTTATTGGGCTGCTTCTGGGAATTCTGTTCTTTCGACGAAA GAAGACTCACCGCAGACAGGCACGGCCTGATTACAGTACTTCAGGCTTTGATCGAG AGAAGGTCTGGTTGAAGCCCTATGTGGACCTGCAACCATATGATGACCCCAGTAGAGGGGTTCTGGAGTTCACTAAGGAACTGGATGTCTCTTGTGTCACTATGGAGAATGTGATTGGGGAAG GGGAGTTTGGGGAGGTCTATCGTGGGTCTCTGCGGCTCCCAGGGAAAGAACGTATTGTGGTTGCCATCAAAACCCTCAAGTCAACATATTCAGACTCACAGTGGTGGAACTTCCTGCGTGAGGCAACAATTATGGGGCAGTTCAATCACCCAAACATTGTCCATCTGGAAGGAGTTGTCACCAAAA GAAGGCCAATGATGATCATCACTGAATATATGGAGAATGGAGCGCTGGATACCTTCCTCCGG gagaatgaggaaaaatttaGCCCTGTGCAGCTTGTGAACATGCTGCAGGGAATAGCCTCCGGCATGACCTACCTTTCAGAACACAACTATGTGCACCGTGATCTGGCTGCTCGCAATATCCTGGTAACACGCAGCCTTCAATGCAAGGTGTCTGACTTTGGTCTTTCCCGAATATTGGAGAATGATGCAGAGGGAACATATGAAACCAAG GGTGGTAAGATTCCAATCCGATGGACAGCCCCAGAGGCCATCGCTCATCGGATTTTCACCTCAGCCAGTGATGTCTGGAGCTTTGGAATTGTCATGTGGGAGGTGCTGTCATTTGGTGACAAGCCATATGGGAATATGACTAATCAGGAG GTGATGAGAAGCTTAGAGGATGGTTACCGGCTCCCTCCACCTGTGGACTGCCCATCCATCCTCTATGAGCTAATGAAGAGCTGTTGGTCACACGATCGAATGAGGAGGCCTCATTTCCAGGAGATTCGGGCACAGCTGCAACACTTCAGCTCAAGCCCCCATCTCCTCCGGTCTGTTGCAGACTTTGATCCCAG